The following coding sequences are from one Leptolyngbyaceae cyanobacterium window:
- a CDS encoding HEAT repeat domain-containing protein has translation MYDEDDLILLELEDELESPLDRLEPLEAESEADKPDPEAMLALLKSHDTPQRMLAARAFCEIEDKRAIPHLIRLLTDACPLVRVSAAYALGRNPSPDAVEPLIDQLNRDWNGYVRKGVVWALGNCRDRRSLTPLTEALKTDISAVRLWAASGLAQMAEAGYDVVVAAVPPLIEALIQDPVSAVRSNCAWALGQLCRELPSNVVYAGAIDGLILALEEDKDMGVREDAKASLLRVGDPRGLQVIEALEQEPLL, from the coding sequence ATGTATGACGAAGACGACTTAATTTTATTAGAACTGGAAGACGAACTAGAAAGTCCTCTCGATCGCCTGGAACCTTTAGAAGCCGAGTCAGAAGCGGACAAGCCAGATCCAGAAGCGATGCTGGCGCTGCTGAAGTCCCACGACACGCCCCAAAGGATGTTAGCGGCGCGGGCTTTTTGTGAAATCGAAGATAAAAGGGCGATTCCTCATCTGATTCGCTTATTAACAGATGCTTGTCCGTTAGTGCGGGTGAGTGCTGCTTATGCGTTGGGACGCAACCCCAGTCCAGATGCGGTGGAACCTTTAATCGACCAACTCAACCGCGATTGGAACGGTTACGTCCGCAAAGGGGTAGTTTGGGCATTGGGAAATTGTCGCGATCGTCGTTCTTTAACACCGCTAACCGAAGCACTCAAAACCGATATTTCTGCCGTCCGTCTCTGGGCTGCCAGCGGTTTGGCACAAATGGCTGAAGCTGGCTACGATGTGGTAGTAGCAGCAGTTCCGCCCTTGATCGAAGCGTTAATTCAAGATCCGGTGTCAGCTGTACGCAGTAATTGCGCTTGGGCGTTAGGACAACTTTGCCGGGAATTGCCTTCTAATGTCGTTTATGCTGGTGCGATCGACGGTTTGATTTTGGCATTAGAAGAAGATAAAGATATGGGAGTGAGAGAAGACGCCAAAGCTTCTCTACTAAGAGTAGGCGATCCGCGCGGACTGCAAGTAATCGAAGCCTTGGAACAAGAACCGCTACTCTGA
- a CDS encoding DUF3148 domain-containing protein — MTKEFIVGEKVRVVALPPYVKTADPMPMLRPPNVISLGEEGTVIDRRPGGYWGVRFSKGAFLIDSQYIESLGFAPEKSE, encoded by the coding sequence ATGACCAAAGAATTTATTGTCGGTGAAAAAGTGCGAGTGGTAGCATTACCACCTTACGTGAAAACGGCTGACCCGATGCCGATGTTGCGTCCGCCGAATGTAATTAGTTTGGGAGAAGAAGGTACGGTGATCGATCGCCGTCCCGGTGGTTATTGGGGAGTGCGCTTCTCTAAAGGTGCTTTTTTGATCGATAGTCAATACATCGAATCTTTAGGATTTGCACCGGAGAAATCAGAGTAG
- a CDS encoding sirohydrochlorin chelatase — MPTVNSTTLISLSDSPVQSLEFPPLPLQRPLLMVGHGTKDEEGRQTFLDFVAAYQDLDNSRPVVPCFLELTGPTIQEGIDRCVEQGYTEFSVLPVLLFAARHNKFDITNELDRAKLRHPQLKFYYGRHFGITPGILELWRQRLALLDRPEYNREDTVLLFVGRGSSDPDANGDVYKLARILWEGSGYSTVETCFIGITHPRLEEGFRRARLYQPKRIIVLPYFLFTGVLVKKIFDITAQQQEQYPHIAMTCLPEMGIHPQLLQVIREREIETQLGEVQMNCEMCKFRLAAVGNGNGHSHSHHHHEGHEHHHHHHHDHSHHHGHSHSHGNVDPYAELDQYHKKIWQAP, encoded by the coding sequence ATGCCTACAGTAAATTCAACTACTCTGATTTCTCTGTCCGATTCACCCGTTCAATCCCTCGAATTCCCACCATTACCACTACAACGCCCTTTATTAATGGTGGGACACGGTACCAAAGATGAGGAGGGAAGGCAAACTTTCTTAGATTTTGTCGCTGCATATCAAGATTTAGATAACTCTCGCCCTGTTGTCCCTTGTTTCCTAGAACTCACTGGGCCTACCATTCAAGAAGGGATAGACCGATGTGTAGAACAAGGTTATACCGAATTTTCCGTGCTACCAGTGTTGTTATTTGCGGCGCGGCACAATAAATTTGATATCACCAACGAGTTAGACCGAGCAAAACTTCGCCATCCGCAATTAAAGTTTTACTACGGGCGTCATTTTGGCATCACGCCGGGAATTTTAGAATTGTGGCGTCAGCGTCTTGCCCTACTCGATCGACCGGAATATAACAGGGAAGATACGGTTTTGCTTTTTGTGGGAAGGGGTTCCAGCGATCCGGATGCTAACGGCGATGTTTACAAATTAGCGCGGATTCTCTGGGAAGGCAGCGGTTACTCAACTGTCGAAACCTGCTTTATCGGGATTACTCACCCCCGACTGGAAGAAGGTTTTCGTCGCGCCAGACTCTACCAACCTAAAAGAATTATCGTTTTACCTTACTTCTTATTTACTGGAGTTTTAGTTAAAAAGATTTTTGATATTACCGCCCAACAACAAGAGCAATATCCCCATATTGCCATGACTTGTTTGCCGGAAATGGGCATCCATCCTCAACTTTTACAGGTAATTAGAGAACGGGAAATCGAAACGCAGCTAGGTGAAGTGCAGATGAACTGCGAAATGTGTAAGTTTCGCTTAGCCGCAGTGGGAAATGGAAACGGACATTCTCACTCCCACCACCATCATGAGGGACACGAACATCACCATCATCACCATCATGACCATTCTCATCATCACGGTCATAGCCATTCCCACGGCAATGTTGACCCTTATGCCGAGTTAGACCAATATCATAAAAAGATCTGGCAAGCACCGTGA
- a CDS encoding deaminase, translated as MNREDLMRMAIAQAKLGDAPYGAIIVKDREIAIAAHNTVRRDNDPSAHAEMNAIRQLTAKLQTTSLEVIYEGLKTWGETTIGQPPGLGYHCIPPPRIFPSSQIG; from the coding sequence ATGAACCGAGAAGATTTGATGAGGATGGCGATCGCGCAAGCAAAATTGGGGGATGCCCCTTATGGGGCGATTATAGTTAAAGATCGTGAAATTGCGATCGCCGCACATAACACGGTACGGCGAGACAATGACCCATCTGCTCATGCAGAAATGAACGCCATTCGCCAATTAACCGCAAAATTGCAAACCACATCTTTAGAGGTAATTTATGAGGGTTTAAAGACCTGGGGGGAGACAACAATCGGTCAACCTCCAGGTCTCGGATACCATTGCATCCCACCACCCCGCATTTTCCCCAGTAGCCAGATCGGTTAA
- the folK gene encoding 2-amino-4-hydroxy-6-hydroxymethyldihydropteridine diphosphokinase: MILSGKSAIALGSNLGDSQNILQSAVQLLDQTPGIELLARSSWYRTKAVGPPQPDYLNGCVLLQVLMSPQQLLATLLETEAKFGRVRQERWGPRTLDLDLLLFDDVVLESSHLQIPHPRMRERAFVLVPLAEIAPNWLEPVSGKSIAQLVRQVDASEVCRIVPNSDNF; this comes from the coding sequence GTGATACTATCTGGCAAGAGCGCGATCGCTCTCGGCAGCAACCTGGGTGATTCTCAAAATATTCTGCAATCTGCCGTGCAACTGTTAGACCAAACGCCTGGGATCGAATTGCTAGCTCGATCTAGTTGGTATCGCACCAAAGCTGTTGGCCCACCACAGCCTGATTATTTGAACGGGTGTGTCTTATTGCAAGTGCTGATGAGTCCCCAACAATTACTAGCGACTTTACTGGAAACTGAAGCTAAGTTTGGTCGAGTTCGTCAAGAACGTTGGGGGCCGCGAACATTAGACCTTGATTTATTACTATTTGATGATGTAGTTTTAGAATCGTCTCACCTTCAGATACCCCATCCGCGCATGAGAGAACGAGCATTCGTGTTAGTACCTTTGGCGGAAATTGCCCCAAATTGGCTCGAACCAGTGTCGGGAAAGTCGATCGCACAACTCGTTCGTCAGGTAGATGCTTCAGAAGTTTGTCGAATCGTTCCTAATTCCGACAATTTTTGA